One Fusobacterium nucleatum genomic window carries:
- a CDS encoding metallophosphoesterase: MKKILVLSDSHSYFDEALKIFEKEKPDIVIGAGDGIKDIDELSYVHPEAEYYMVKGNCDYFDRRHSEENLFEIDNVKIFLTHGHLYDVKRSLSSIKEIGKKLNVSIVVFGHTHKPYIEKDEGMTLFNPGATEDGRYGIIILENGNIDLFHKQL; encoded by the coding sequence ATGAAGAAGATTTTGGTCTTATCAGATTCACATTCATACTTTGATGAGGCTTTAAAAATTTTTGAAAAAGAAAAACCAGATATTGTTATAGGAGCTGGTGATGGAATTAAAGATATAGATGAACTATCTTATGTACACCCAGAAGCAGAATACTATATGGTAAAAGGAAATTGTGACTATTTTGATAGAAGGCATAGTGAAGAAAATCTTTTTGAGATAGATAATGTAAAAATTTTTTTAACACATGGACATCTCTATGATGTAAAAAGGAGTCTAAGTTCTATAAAAGAAATTGGAAAGAAATTAAATGTTTCTATTGTTGTATTTGGGCATACACATAAGCCATATATAGAAAAAGATGAAGGTATGACTTTATTTAATCCAGGTGCAACAGAGGATGGCAGATATGGTATTATTATTTTGGAAAATGGTAATATAGACTTATTTCATAAGCAATTATAA